From the Rhodothermales bacterium genome, one window contains:
- a CDS encoding vitamin K epoxide reductase family protein: MAKQTRKEKEQASRSATPTSAPNSGFLSVYRPLIDRLVFGLSVFGILVTVHLWIQQGRGFDQGCWGFNPPQGGEQLFNCQAVVTSGAGSIMGISNVYWGMIFYVAVAILSFLLMRAKPEGVGTLKRIRAGLIGFGFIYSMYLVNYQINSIGELCALCLTSAAIATVLFGTTIYDLITGDKSGAGRVSAGVMKAESRFYSGAIGVLALLLVGDFIYFNNLPAPPPPPPAEPAIVEAPVFTEPPACLYDPRMATYDNYLNLISDNDPMLGNPASDVVVIEYFDPNCPHCQDLHPLMKQMVATHSDSVRFYFIPFPIRDYSMPQIETMYAAHEQGKFTEMVDAQMAMRRTAGINVAELREIAERIGMDVERMNAQLRAGTFRKRIIDQRAKAQETGMSSVPTVVINGRFVGSRTPGCFAQFISEAVPAS, from the coding sequence ATGGCAAAACAAACGCGCAAGGAGAAAGAACAGGCATCGCGGTCAGCGACCCCCACTTCAGCCCCTAACTCTGGCTTTTTATCGGTCTACCGGCCGCTGATCGATCGGTTGGTATTCGGCCTCAGCGTCTTCGGAATTCTCGTGACGGTTCACCTCTGGATCCAGCAGGGTCGGGGGTTCGACCAGGGGTGTTGGGGATTTAATCCGCCCCAGGGCGGCGAGCAGCTATTTAATTGCCAGGCGGTGGTCACCAGCGGCGCCGGCTCGATCATGGGCATTTCGAACGTCTACTGGGGGATGATTTTTTACGTCGCCGTGGCGATCCTCAGTTTTTTGTTGATGCGGGCGAAGCCGGAGGGTGTGGGGACGCTGAAGCGGATTCGGGCCGGCCTCATCGGGTTCGGGTTCATCTATTCGATGTACCTCGTCAACTATCAGATCAACAGCATCGGCGAGTTGTGTGCGTTGTGCCTTACGTCGGCCGCCATCGCCACGGTATTGTTCGGGACGACGATCTACGACCTGATCACCGGGGACAAGAGCGGCGCCGGGCGGGTCTCCGCAGGCGTGATGAAAGCCGAGTCGCGCTTTTATTCGGGCGCCATCGGCGTGTTGGCGTTGTTGCTGGTGGGTGACTTCATCTACTTCAACAACCTGCCGGCGCCGCCGCCTCCGCCGCCCGCCGAGCCCGCGATTGTCGAAGCGCCTGTCTTTACCGAGCCGCCGGCGTGCCTGTACGACCCGCGCATGGCGACGTACGATAACTATCTGAATCTCATCTCGGACAACGACCCGATGCTGGGCAACCCGGCGTCCGATGTGGTCGTGATCGAATACTTCGACCCGAACTGCCCGCATTGCCAGGACCTCCACCCGCTCATGAAGCAGATGGTGGCCACCCACAGCGATAGCGTCCGGTTCTATTTCATCCCGTTCCCGATCCGTGATTACTCGATGCCGCAAATCGAGACCATGTACGCCGCGCACGAGCAGGGCAAGTTCACCGAGATGGTAGATGCCCAGATGGCGATGCGGCGGACGGCCGGGATCAACGTCGCCGAGCTGCGCGAGATCGCCGAGCGCATCGGGATGGATGTCGAGCGGATGAACGCCCAGCTGCGCGCCGGCACCTTCCGCAAGCGCATCATCGATCAGCGCGCCAAGGCGCAGGAAACCGGCATGTCGAGTGTGCCGACAGTAGTCATCAATGGCCGATTCGTGGGCTCGCGTACGCCCGGCTGCTTCGCT